A single genomic interval of Candidatus Jordarchaeales archaeon harbors:
- a CDS encoding zinc-ribbon domain-containing protein, with product MPEVVRVLMDEFHNEETRLRVYDDLKNTIVGTWKIDLYINTSGPLTSNLLKDYSALVIIGPRKGARGTEFKLDELQAITEFVHDGGIVLFTPSYNSKEYKENFVNKLGIDYLGASSKIATDFSTHPFVKGVSKLQAPWFRTTLMTFEWQSIARVPLGVRSFPVVAVRDYGSGKFVYVASTMLFSKSFLGKFDNDRLVENIFTWIRDSGKTILVEEKKTQVPKGKFIQTAPSKKHCPHCGYEAPSYALYCPNCGAYIGEE from the coding sequence ATGCCGGAAGTAGTGAGAGTGTTGATGGACGAGTTTCACAATGAAGAAACCAGGCTTAGAGTATACGATGATCTAAAGAACACTATAGTGGGCACGTGGAAGATAGACTTGTATATAAACACTTCGGGGCCACTTACATCCAATCTTTTGAAGGATTATTCTGCGTTAGTGATTATAGGCCCTAGAAAGGGAGCGAGAGGAACGGAATTCAAGCTTGATGAACTGCAAGCAATTACAGAATTCGTTCATGACGGAGGAATAGTACTGTTTACCCCAAGTTATAATAGCAAGGAGTATAAGGAAAACTTCGTCAACAAGCTGGGTATAGATTACCTTGGTGCAAGCTCTAAGATTGCAACGGATTTTTCAACACACCCATTCGTAAAGGGCGTTAGTAAACTGCAAGCGCCGTGGTTCAGGACTACGCTAATGACTTTTGAGTGGCAGTCTATTGCAAGAGTACCTCTAGGTGTCAGGTCGTTCCCCGTCGTGGCGGTTAGGGATTATGGGAGTGGAAAGTTCGTTTATGTGGCAAGCACCATGCTGTTCTCTAAAAGCTTCCTCGGAAAATTCGACAACGACAGACTAGTTGAAAACATATTCACATGGATACGGGACTCGGGAAAAACCATCCTAGTTGAAGAAAAGAAGACGCAAGTGCCGAAGGGAAAGTTTATACAGACAGCGCCAAGTAAAAAGCACTGCCCGCATTGTGGTTACGAGGCACCATCATATGCTTTGTACTGTCCGAATTGTGGGGCTTACATTGGGGAGGAATAG
- a CDS encoding glycoside hydrolase family 15 protein yields MQVDRYVFALPEDDVVVFYFNIFGGKGEQRGVAINFWGHFRVAESSIGNAAFYDEEKEALVFYKKGYYFAVGGDRPVNEYSCFRVDERRGGGFGRRAVKGKGVCYTLGDVGGYLKWDLGRLSSGRGEVAVYICCGKNIDEAISLLNEKTKRHARKHLEEAISDGEKFTFKSKLSGAAVTRSLLAMRLLCDRGGGIIAAPEFDPRFRRSGGYRYVWGRDGAFVAYAFDIAGHHELSRKFYAWCSGLEKKNGLLFQRYCCDGTLASQWREVQLDETGTVLWGLEKHVEMTGDYKFLSSVLNMVEEMADGLASSVDERGLLSPCFDLWEERKGIHAYSTAAAHAGLESAVKMIEEVGGSEKVEVWRGAARRLRESFNNFFWNGKHFVRTLNQRDLKADTTPDSSLLGLAVPFSFVEPTNFKMRATAEWIEKELMRGGGVLRYKRDKYFGGNPWTVTTLWLALYKAELGLEEEAMKLAEWCLSHSNELGLLPEQVHRRKGTPLSATPLGWAHAFLVMFFDKLGELKWQRR; encoded by the coding sequence TTGCAGGTTGACAGATACGTTTTTGCCTTACCAGAGGATGATGTAGTTGTTTTTTACTTTAACATTTTTGGAGGGAAAGGGGAACAGAGGGGTGTTGCAATAAATTTTTGGGGTCATTTTAGAGTGGCCGAGAGTAGTATAGGGAACGCCGCATTCTATGACGAGGAAAAAGAGGCTCTTGTATTTTACAAGAAGGGGTATTACTTTGCCGTTGGAGGCGATAGACCTGTTAACGAATATTCCTGTTTTAGAGTGGATGAAAGGAGGGGGGGTGGTTTCGGGCGGAGGGCGGTAAAGGGAAAAGGTGTTTGCTATACGCTGGGAGATGTTGGAGGTTACCTAAAGTGGGATCTGGGGAGACTGTCTAGTGGGAGAGGGGAGGTCGCAGTGTATATTTGCTGTGGGAAGAACATTGACGAAGCAATTTCTCTTCTCAACGAAAAAACTAAGAGGCATGCTAGGAAGCATCTAGAAGAAGCCATTAGTGATGGAGAAAAGTTTACATTTAAGAGTAAGTTGTCCGGAGCCGCTGTTACACGCTCTTTACTGGCAATGCGTTTGTTGTGCGATCGTGGCGGCGGGATTATTGCTGCTCCAGAGTTTGACCCCAGGTTCCGGCGTAGTGGCGGTTACAGGTATGTTTGGGGGAGGGATGGAGCGTTCGTTGCCTACGCATTTGACATTGCCGGGCACCATGAGCTGTCAAGAAAATTCTATGCCTGGTGCTCTGGGCTCGAGAAAAAGAATGGTTTACTCTTTCAGAGGTACTGTTGTGATGGAACGCTTGCATCCCAGTGGAGGGAAGTCCAGTTGGATGAGACCGGAACAGTTCTGTGGGGACTAGAGAAACACGTTGAAATGACTGGCGATTACAAGTTCCTCTCTTCTGTCTTAAACATGGTTGAGGAAATGGCTGATGGGTTGGCAAGCTCCGTGGATGAAAGAGGACTCCTATCGCCATGCTTCGACTTATGGGAGGAGAGGAAGGGAATCCACGCTTACTCTACTGCAGCAGCCCATGCTGGGCTTGAAAGCGCCGTGAAGATGATAGAGGAAGTGGGTGGAAGCGAAAAGGTGGAAGTGTGGCGTGGTGCGGCTCGTAGGTTGAGGGAAAGCTTTAATAACTTCTTTTGGAACGGGAAGCACTTTGTTCGAACATTGAACCAGAGAGATTTGAAAGCGGACACGACACCAGACTCATCTCTCTTAGGGTTAGCGGTCCCGTTTAGTTTTGTAGAACCAACTAATTTCAAAATGAGAGCAACCGCAGAGTGGATTGAAAAAGAGTTAATGCGTGGAGGAGGTGTTTTGAGGTATAAAAGAGACAAATACTTTGGAGGGAACCCTTGGACCGTCACGACACTCTGGTTGGCTCTCTACAAAGCGGAACTAGGACTGGAGGAGGAGGCTATGAAGCTGGCTGAGTGGTGTCTATCACACTCGAACGAACTTGGACTGCTTCCTGAGCAAGTTCACAGGAGGAAGGGGACACCGCTGTCGGCGACCCCGCTAGGATGGGCTCATGCTTTCCTCGTAATGTTTTTCGATAAACTGGGGGAATTAAAATGGCAGAGACGCTGA
- a CDS encoding HesA/MoeB/ThiF family protein: MAETLNAEELERYCRQIAIEGWGEEGQKRLKKSTVAVIGVGGLGSPVSLYLAAAGVGKLILVDDGKVELSNLNRQVLHWSKDVGRPKVESAMEKIRELNPKVIVESIKGRVSEGNVYEIVRKADVVVDAMDNFASRMLVNKACIDEGKVFVHAGVYGFQGQLTTIIPGEGPCLQCIFPNPPPVEDAIPVAAPIPGILGCMQANEVIKVVTGIGRPLVGRLLIYDGEDSSFIIVDVKREEKCPVCGVT, encoded by the coding sequence ATGGCAGAGACGCTGAACGCGGAGGAACTTGAAAGGTACTGTAGACAAATAGCTATCGAAGGATGGGGGGAGGAGGGGCAAAAACGGCTTAAGAAATCGACTGTAGCTGTAATAGGGGTTGGTGGTTTAGGATCACCTGTTTCGCTTTACCTTGCGGCGGCGGGTGTGGGTAAACTGATTCTCGTCGATGACGGCAAAGTAGAGTTAAGTAACTTGAACAGACAAGTGCTCCACTGGAGTAAGGACGTTGGAAGACCCAAGGTTGAAAGCGCCATGGAGAAAATTAGGGAGCTAAACCCCAAGGTCATAGTTGAAAGTATTAAGGGGAGGGTTAGCGAGGGAAACGTTTACGAGATAGTTAGGAAAGCGGATGTAGTAGTTGACGCCATGGATAACTTTGCGTCCAGAATGCTGGTTAACAAGGCATGCATTGACGAGGGGAAAGTTTTCGTTCACGCTGGGGTTTATGGATTTCAAGGTCAGTTGACGACGATAATTCCAGGGGAGGGGCCATGCCTCCAGTGCATCTTCCCTAACCCACCGCCTGTTGAAGACGCTATCCCCGTGGCGGCACCAATCCCCGGTATATTGGGTTGCATGCAGGCAAACGAAGTGATAAAAGTTGTGACGGGGATAGGTAGACCCCTCGTCGGGCGACTGTTAATATATGACGGGGAGGACTCCAGCTTTATCATCGTTGACGTGAAAAGAGAAGAGAAATGCCCTGTGTGCGGCGTCACCTAA
- a CDS encoding zinc ribbon domain-containing protein gives MERNYSGVIVGGGSRIDAFADALDRELSFSSLKAKRVGVYEWKLRMGLGVKGSLRLSRVYDDLHYEFSLGLSRIPLALSLLIAVASITVSLLFFLFGFIFFLFLFPLVVGFWNIEKAESEIWSALEAAQFYVFGTVEYSPLKKRACPLCGFEPPEWAIYCPNCGTKL, from the coding sequence ATGGAGCGCAACTATAGCGGTGTGATAGTAGGCGGAGGAAGCCGCATAGATGCTTTTGCAGACGCGCTCGACCGCGAGCTTTCATTTAGCAGCCTGAAAGCTAAAAGAGTTGGGGTTTACGAGTGGAAGCTACGCATGGGGCTTGGAGTTAAGGGCTCCCTCCGCCTGTCTCGCGTATACGACGATCTACACTACGAGTTCTCGTTAGGGCTGAGCAGAATCCCACTAGCACTGTCGCTTCTTATAGCCGTCGCTTCCATCACGGTATCCTTACTGTTCTTCCTTTTCGGCTTCATATTCTTCCTCTTCTTATTCCCATTAGTGGTAGGTTTCTGGAATATTGAAAAAGCTGAAAGCGAGATCTGGAGTGCGCTTGAAGCAGCTCAGTTCTACGTTTTCGGAACAGTGGAATATTCCCCCCTGAAAAAGCGTGCATGCCCGCTGTGCGGCTTTGAACCCCCTGAATGGGCTATCTACTGTCCAAACTGTGGAACCAAATTGTGA
- a CDS encoding VOC family protein, producing MLSLHHVGIVVKDLKSAVSKFCRALGMENDKVTVHHGIYSSSSGEVEEFEYAFIPLGNGVFIELVSPISDGPTMRFLKKKGEGLFHVAFETDDVQSVVERFAEAGIPIAGENPIGETFSVFFHPKHAHGVLIQVIKRGLFLPDGKINPKALQKSKTH from the coding sequence TTGCTTAGCCTGCACCACGTCGGGATTGTGGTGAAAGATTTAAAGTCTGCAGTTTCGAAGTTTTGCCGCGCGCTTGGCATGGAAAATGATAAAGTGACAGTGCACCACGGCATTTACTCTTCTAGTAGCGGTGAAGTGGAAGAGTTCGAGTACGCTTTCATCCCCCTAGGCAATGGTGTTTTTATAGAACTCGTGTCGCCTATAAGTGATGGGCCCACTATGAGATTTCTCAAAAAGAAAGGTGAAGGACTCTTTCACGTCGCTTTTGAAACGGACGACGTGCAGTCTGTGGTTGAAAGGTTCGCGGAAGCCGGTATTCCAATCGCAGGAGAAAACCCTATAGGCGAAACTTTTTCAGTGTTTTTCCATCCGAAGCATGCTCACGGCGTCCTCATACAGGTCATAAAAAGAGGGCTTTTCCTTCCAGACGGAAAAATAAACCCGAAAGCTTTACAGAAATCGAAAACGCATTAG
- a CDS encoding V-type ATP synthase subunit E family protein, which translates to MSEEVEVKVFEETPLEERLERIKSKIMEQAEKQANEILEEARKRAAKVIEEAEKRAERKANEILRRGSEEAEREKRKIIAEAKLKARQMVTKAKEEGIKRAFEEARKKLEEIASSKDYAQILEKIIERSAVTLGGGELEVVLPVQHADINLNLGKISEEVSKKTGVKTTLEKAKETVYATGGAIVRKKDGSLLINNTFEAIFEREEKNFRIKTAKILFG; encoded by the coding sequence TTGAGCGAGGAAGTTGAGGTCAAAGTTTTTGAAGAAACACCTTTGGAGGAGCGGCTTGAAAGGATAAAGAGTAAAATTATGGAGCAGGCAGAGAAGCAAGCTAATGAGATTTTAGAAGAGGCACGTAAAAGAGCAGCCAAGGTTATTGAGGAGGCCGAGAAAAGGGCGGAAAGGAAGGCTAATGAAATACTGAGGAGGGGTAGTGAAGAAGCTGAAAGGGAGAAGCGAAAAATAATAGCCGAGGCGAAGCTGAAAGCTAGACAAATGGTGACAAAAGCTAAAGAGGAAGGAATAAAGAGAGCGTTTGAAGAGGCGAGGAAAAAGCTTGAAGAAATTGCATCATCAAAGGACTACGCACAGATCCTTGAAAAGATCATCGAAAGAAGTGCGGTAACGTTAGGCGGCGGAGAACTAGAGGTCGTCCTTCCAGTGCAGCACGCAGACATAAACTTAAACCTAGGGAAAATATCGGAGGAAGTAAGTAAGAAAACCGGGGTAAAAACAACACTAGAAAAAGCAAAAGAAACAGTCTACGCTACTGGCGGTGCAATAGTTCGAAAAAAGGACGGAAGCCTACTAATAAATAACACGTTCGAAGCGATATTCGAAAGAGAAGAGAAAAATTTCAGAATCAAGACAGCGAAGATATTGTTCGGCTAG
- a CDS encoding ATP synthase subunit C, giving the protein MALSPLKRMLLLQIAVIALAMALAYATSLVVAQELYIIQQPSLESALRGIGAGLAIGLAGLGAGVGMGTAGAAAIGAITERPEVFGRTMIYIVFIEAIAIYGLVVAFMLI; this is encoded by the coding sequence ATGGCCCTGTCTCCACTTAAAAGAATGCTTTTGCTACAAATTGCAGTGATAGCCTTAGCAATGGCATTAGCCTATGCGACGTCACTCGTAGTAGCACAAGAATTATACATAATACAGCAGCCGTCTCTTGAGTCTGCTCTGAGAGGCATTGGTGCTGGATTGGCCATCGGCTTAGCAGGTCTTGGTGCAGGAGTAGGCATGGGGACTGCGGGTGCAGCAGCAATTGGAGCGATAACAGAGAGGCCCGAAGTTTTCGGTAGGACGATGATATACATAGTCTTCATAGAGGCTATTGCAATCTACGGACTGGTTGTTGCGTTCATGCTCATATAA
- a CDS encoding V-type ATPase subunit — translation MSFLKGPRNYAFVNARVKGLKSKMLTISQYEKMIQASDLNEAINILSTTPYWDELSGLLSQPRVDMEEVDAALRRVYTKEISSLIKGLPKKIKDFTLKYLKGAYYYSNLKTIMRAIHSGEPRDHVKKHLIAITPEESEEYERLLAAQNITQFVDRISDPRLKRRLQEALQSYETTKSTIPLEAELDKHFYSDIWEAIKRLDHADRKYAYELFRLRIDLSNIMTVIRAKMRGIEPQVIENLLIVVTLQAALIARSLLAARNIEEALNMLATTPYRELAHRLKEAYEKNPTVMSLEHAFEEYSIQETYLLTVGYPFHIGTVLAYFDIKYYEIRNIKIILVGKSEGVNPSIIRELILVTP, via the coding sequence ATGTCTTTTCTGAAAGGTCCAAGAAACTACGCGTTTGTAAATGCCAGGGTAAAGGGCCTCAAATCGAAGATGCTTACAATCTCCCAGTATGAGAAAATGATCCAAGCCTCAGATTTAAATGAAGCAATAAACATTCTAAGTACGACACCTTACTGGGATGAGTTATCTGGGCTTCTTTCACAGCCCCGAGTGGACATGGAAGAAGTGGATGCTGCGCTGAGACGAGTATACACGAAGGAAATAAGCTCTTTGATAAAAGGTTTGCCTAAAAAAATTAAGGATTTCACTTTAAAATACCTAAAAGGTGCTTACTACTACAGTAATCTGAAAACCATAATGCGGGCTATACACAGCGGCGAACCTAGGGACCACGTAAAGAAGCACCTCATCGCCATAACACCGGAAGAAAGCGAGGAATACGAGCGCCTACTGGCAGCGCAAAATATTACTCAGTTCGTGGATAGAATCTCCGACCCGCGTCTTAAAAGACGTCTTCAAGAAGCGCTTCAGAGTTACGAGACAACAAAGTCTACAATACCCCTCGAGGCCGAGTTAGACAAGCACTTCTATAGTGACATTTGGGAAGCAATAAAGCGCTTAGATCACGCTGACCGAAAATACGCTTACGAGCTTTTCAGGTTACGAATAGACCTATCGAACATAATGACTGTTATAAGGGCTAAAATGCGGGGAATAGAGCCCCAAGTAATCGAAAACCTCCTGATAGTTGTCACTCTTCAAGCGGCTTTAATAGCCAGAAGCTTACTAGCTGCTAGAAACATAGAAGAAGCCTTAAACATGCTTGCTACGACCCCGTATAGAGAACTCGCTCACAGACTTAAAGAAGCATATGAAAAAAACCCAACCGTAATGTCACTTGAGCACGCGTTTGAAGAGTACTCTATTCAGGAGACATACCTCCTCACGGTCGGCTACCCATTCCACATAGGCACTGTACTCGCCTACTTCGACATCAAATACTACGAAATACGAAACATTAAAATAATCCTCGTAGGGAAAAGTGAAGGCGTGAACCCCTCAATAATACGCGAACTAATATTAGTAACGCCATGA
- a CDS encoding AtpZ/AtpI family protein, with protein MPRSDRFTKVSVGRWIMVGSEIPVMVVAGAYIGYYIGKQIPWVEPFSTFLGAFLGFMLGVYNTYKLIQVLERKERLSVTPVAGRTRMRSEVDKRKAGSRSSEILELLRLQQKDAETEPQRAAKRPSGSHE; from the coding sequence TTGCCGAGGAGCGATAGGTTCACTAAGGTGAGTGTTGGACGTTGGATTATGGTTGGAAGCGAGATACCTGTAATGGTTGTTGCGGGAGCCTACATAGGATACTACATAGGAAAACAGATTCCGTGGGTTGAACCGTTCTCGACGTTCCTTGGAGCCTTTCTAGGATTCATGCTTGGAGTATACAATACCTATAAACTTATCCAAGTTCTAGAAAGGAAAGAGAGACTGAGTGTGACGCCCGTTGCTGGAAGGACACGCATGAGGAGCGAGGTTGACAAGAGGAAGGCTGGTAGTCGCTCTTCAGAAATACTCGAACTACTAAGATTGCAACAGAAAGACGCTGAGACCGAGCCCCAGCGAGCCGCCAAGCGACCCTCAGGGAGCCATGAATAA
- a CDS encoding tetratricopeptide repeat protein produces MAEEALQKAREFEEKGLLDEAEKKYLEAVKEAEKEDGSALGEVYLEVGLFYTRIGELEKSIEFYMKSLEVYERKGDEEGVADAAYNLSVSYLELGEYDEAEKHCVKALEMYKKMGLREGVADAMYALGLISIGRTEIEKGIEKLQEALKIYSEEGNEDGMGSVLLDLGEAYYRLEELDKAIEHYQSAVKILEKSGDKLTSAYAIKRIGDSYSDKGDMRRMLDNYLKAAKIYIEEGDQEAAQDIIDEIEDRFWDLPKATRRTVSKKLDELRALMKK; encoded by the coding sequence ATGGCTGAGGAAGCTCTGCAAAAGGCGAGAGAGTTTGAGGAGAAAGGATTACTTGACGAGGCTGAAAAGAAGTATTTGGAGGCTGTGAAAGAAGCCGAAAAAGAGGATGGTTCTGCTCTCGGCGAAGTATACTTGGAGGTCGGCCTCTTTTACACCAGGATCGGAGAGCTTGAGAAGTCCATTGAGTTTTACATGAAGAGCTTGGAGGTTTACGAGAGAAAGGGGGATGAGGAGGGCGTTGCAGATGCAGCGTATAACCTATCTGTTTCTTACCTCGAACTTGGGGAGTATGATGAAGCCGAAAAACACTGTGTGAAAGCACTTGAAATGTATAAGAAGATGGGGTTGAGGGAGGGGGTTGCGGATGCAATGTATGCTCTGGGGCTAATCTCCATTGGAAGGACGGAGATAGAGAAAGGTATTGAGAAGCTTCAGGAAGCACTCAAGATTTACAGTGAAGAGGGGAACGAGGACGGTATGGGAAGCGTCCTCTTAGACCTAGGTGAAGCATATTACCGGTTGGAGGAGCTCGATAAGGCTATCGAGCACTATCAAAGTGCAGTGAAGATTCTGGAGAAGAGTGGGGACAAGCTGACTAGTGCTTACGCTATTAAGAGAATTGGGGACTCGTATAGCGATAAGGGGGACATGCGCAGAATGCTTGATAACTACCTGAAGGCTGCAAAAATCTACATAGAGGAGGGCGACCAGGAAGCTGCTCAGGACATCATAGACGAAATTGAGGACAGATTTTGGGATTTACCAAAGGCTACGAGGAGGACGGTCTCAAAAAAACTAGACGAGCTGAGAGCATTGATGAAGAAGTAG